The following DNA comes from Deltaproteobacteria bacterium.
TACTAGCTTGAGATTGCCTATTTCCAGATCAAAGCTCTCTAATATCCCCTGGTAGGAAATATCAAAAGCAATGATTTCCACTTTCTTGCCTTTAAGCTGACGTAATTTTTGAAAGGTAAAGTCTTCTTCTTGCATGGGAACACATCTTTCTGTGAATTAATTTCGAAAAGTTCACGAATTTACTCTATTTTTTCTGAGATTCTATCTTATCCACAGCTGTGAATAAATCGAACTTGTAAATCAAAATAAGCTAGCAAAATTAATAAGATACATAACGCTATGCGTTATAAGAAAAAGTTGACAACTTTAGTCTTTCTCCGTAGCTAATATTCATTCATGAAAATGAGGGAAACCAAAGTGTTTTTCGACAAAGAATCCTTACTATCTAATGACCAAAGCGAAAAGAGGTTATTTAAACGCGTCGACGTAGGTTTGGACGTTGAGTTGGTGGTCGATGGAGCTGCCCTTCGTGCCACCACAGCTAACATTAGCTGTGGTGGCCTTTTTTTGATGTTAGATGCAAGAGAATTAAAACAAGTTCAGGACCTTTCCCTAGTAATCCACCTTCCCAACCGACAAAAACCCGTTCAAGTTATTGCAGAGGTTCTTCGCAAAGAAAATGATTCCCGTGAAGGCGTCGCGGTTAAATTTCAAGGCCTCTACAACGATAATATTCTCGCCATTGAGCAGTTTATTAAATCGACCCTGCATTAGACAGCTCCTCTTCCAACGACAATAAAAATTTATATACTCCCTCCAATATTTTTTCATCACTTGTTTCTCGTTGAGGAGTCACAAATTTCAAATCGGCGGTCAGTTGATAATATTTGGGATCCTTTTTAATGCGTTTCAAAAACGCATCGGGTGGTAAAGGAGATTGGGAATGAAACTTGTAAATGACCCGGGATTTTTCTTGAAGAACCGATTCAATCAGTAAACGTTTCGCCACAATTTTAATGCGAATCAAGCCAAGCAAATTCCTTACCGACAGCGGCAACTCTCCGAATCGATCGCGAATTTCTTCCCGCAGTTCATCCAGAACTTTTTCATCTTCCAGATGAGAAATACGTTTATAAAGTCCCAAACGTGTAGAATCCTCGGGAACGTAGTCTGTGGGCACTACGGCGGGCATCATGAAATTGAGTTCGGGATCCACTTCAATTTTCTGCGCCTCGCCTTTCAGCTGATTCATGGTCTGCTCGAGCAAATGCATGTACATTTCATAACCAATACTTTGGATGTGCCCATGCTGCTCGCCGCCTAAGATATTTCCAGCCCCTCGCATCTCCAAATCATGCGCGGCTACTTTAAACCCGCTTCCCAACTCAGTAAAACGTTGCAGAACCGCTAGCCTGGAACGTGCCTCCGGGGTAATTGCCACTTCCGCAGGGGTCAGCAGATAACAGAAGGCGCGGACATTCGAGCGCCCTACCCTTCCCCGCAGCTGATACAATTGAGACAAACCAAAACAATCCGCTCGATTGATAATCATGGTGTTGGCCGAAGGGAAATCGACCCCCGATTCAATAATGGCTGTGGATAAAAGCACCTGGGCTTCCTTGTTGTAAAATTTGAGAATGGCCTCTTCGAGCTCTTCTTCATTCATGGCACCGTGGGCCACGGCAAAGGTCGCTTCGGGGACAATCTTCTTGAGACGATCTGCCATGGCCGCAATACTTTGCACACGATTATGCACAAAGAATACCTGACCGCCGCGCTGCAACTCGCGCAAGATGGCATCGCGAAGGAGTCCTTCATCAAAATGAGCCACATAGGTGCGGACAGACAGGCGATCTGCGGGCGGTGTGTTGATGACCGAGAGGTCCCGAATTCCAAACAATGAAAGATTGAGCGTACGAGGAATAGGCGTGGCGGTGAGCGTCAGCACATCCACCAGATTTTTCATCTTTTTGATGCGCTCTTTGTGCGTCACGCCAAAACGTTGCTCTTCGTCGATGACGAGCAAGCCCAAATTTTTAAAATGGATATCCCGCTGAATTAAACGATGCGTCCCAATCACAATATCCAAGCCACCGGACGCCAGTTTCGCAACAATCTCTTTTTGTTCCTGAGCCAAACGAAAGCGCGACAGCATGTCTACCGTGGCCCCAACTTCCGCAAAACGCTTTTGAAAGGTTTGATAATGTTGGAAGGCCAGGATGGTAGTCGGAACCAAAATCGCCACTTGTTTGTGGTTAAGCACCGCCTTGTAAGCCGCTCGCATGGCCACTTCGGTTTTTCCAAAACCCACGTCGCCGCAGATGAGTCGGTCCATCACTTTGTCATTTTCCAAATCACGCACCACGTCTTGAATGGCTTTTTCCTGATCGGGTGTTTCTTCATAGGCAAAGGCCATTTCAAATTGTTCCAACTCTTCGACGCCTTCCAAGTAGGGAGGTCGCTGCTGCAACTCACGCGCCGCATAGATCTTCAGCAATTCTCCCGCAATGGACTGAATCGACTTCTTCGCTTTTTCCTGGGCCTTACTCCAACCCGTGCCCCCCAGTTTATCCAGCTGAGGCACAAAACCGCCTTCACTGGTGTAACGCTGAATTTGATTGAGTCGGTAGATGGGAATGTAGAGTTTGTCTTTTCCCAGGTATTCCAAAAGTAAAAATTCCCCTTCCACATTTCCCAGCTTAAGACTCTTCAGGCCTTGATAGAGACCAATCCCATGTTCGAGATGAACCACATAATCGCCTTCTCGAAGTTCTTCAAAAGTATTAAAGACGGCCAATGCCTCACTGCGTTTTTTGACGCGCTTTTGACGCAGGCCAAAAATCTCTTCGTCTTTAATCCAAAGGGTAGAATCGCCTTCGAGTGTGAAACCTTTGCTGAGAGTCCCTTGTGTAACGTAATAGGCCGCTGGTAATCCCCTCTCCTTGAGGAGAGGGCCAGGGTGAGGTGAGGATGCACTCGAATGCGCCCAAGCCAAAGGATTTTGAGAAAGAGGAATTAGATGCAATTCATGCCGCTCAAATAGATCAAGCAACCTGAGGCGCTGACTCTCCTGAGAGGCAATAAAGACAATATTTTTACCGGAGTTTTTTTGTTCCTGAAAATAGTCGAACAAGGGATCGAGTCGTTGCAGGCCTTGGATTTGATCAAGAATTTTAGTGTGGAGGGCTTCGTTGGTGAGAGTCGCCAAATGAAGATCTTCTCCAGAGCGTTGCAGTGTTTCAAATTGCATTTGCTGAAAACTTTTAAACTCCTCCAGCATCTCTTCTTGAGAAAAAAACAACTCTTCCACTCGAACCAATTTTTCAGGGCTGCTGGAATTCTGCCGTGCCTCTTGGATTTCTCCCGCATGTTTTGCAAGATTCTCAAAAGCCATCTCAGCATCGCAAGAAACAAAGAGCGCATCCTTTTTAAGATAAGCGAGCAGGCTTTCGGTCTTGTCATAAAAGAAGGGTAAAAAAGTTTCGAGCCCTGCAAAAGGCAGATGATTTTTTAAGGGAGTAAGCAGCTGATCGCGTTCCAGCTTGGGAATGCCCTGCTCATCAAAACGCTGCCGCAGCTCTTTTGAGGCCCGAGCAATGGTCTGCTCATTCAGCACGACCTCACGAGCGGGAAGCAGCACCAGATCTTCCACCTGCTTTAGACTGCGCTGAGTGCCTGCTTCAAAGAGGCGGATAGATTCGACCAGATCCCCAAAGAGTTCGAGCCGATAGGGGTACTGCGAATGCGGTGGAAAGATATCAATAATACCCCCGCGAACGGCGAAGGTTCCTGCATCTTCCACCAAAGGCACATTCAAATAACCCGCCTCGCTGAGTTTCAGTAAAAAGGCCTCGCGGTCGATTTCTTCTTTGGCCACCACATAATCGGCGTAATCCTGAAAGATAGATTTAGGCGGCAGACGATGCTGCAAGGCCGAAAAGGAAGTCACGATTAACAAAGGCCGACGGGCACTGGTCATGTCGTAGAGCACGGACAAGCGCTGCGTCAAAATATCGGGGTGGGGATTGAGTTGAAAGTAAGGCAGCACATCCAAGGAAGGAAAAAACAAGACATCGGCATCGGAACCCAGGAAAAAAGTTAAGTCCGAGACAAGGACCTCGGCTTCTTTGGTGCTGGGACAGGCCACCAGAAAAGTTTTCTGCAAACGAAGAAAAAGCTGCCCTAACACATAAGCCCGTGCAGACGCAGTAAGGCCGGTAATTTTTTTGTTTAGGCTGGGTAAAGAATTAATTTGTTCAACAAGATCCTGAAGCACAGACATGAGGGAGCTGGGCTTATCTTAAGTTAGGGATGGGGGGAAGGGAAATTTATTAAAAAATAATTTGATATCGAGTAGCACTGGCTTGGCCGTAGGATTGAATAAATTTATCTTCTAACAATCGATTCAAACTATTAATCACCGTACGACGCGGGAGTTCTGTATGAGAAATCAGTTCTCCAGTTTGAAGTTTTCTTTCTGGGTTATTTTTGAAACACCCATAAACTTTTAAAGACGCTTCTGGAAGTTCTTGAGTCATTAATATTTTTTTTGAATATACTTCTACATCCTCTAAAGCTAAGCGAAACATTTTCATCATGAACTTTAGAAAAAATTCTATTTTATAATTTTTAGGATCTTGTTGAAAAATTCCACCCGAACATTGTTGCAAGGCATGATAATAATACATTTTATGTCTTTCGATTTGTCTATCCACTGAAATGTAACGGCAAATACTTGCTATGTCTTCATCTGCGGATTGTAAGAGTGCTAAATAAAAAAGAGCTCTTCCTAAACGTCCATTGCCATCCTGAAAAGGATGAATAGCCAAAAATCGAAAGACAAACTCACAGGCAAACGCCAAAGACCAGGGATAATCTTTTAAATTTTGATTGTACCACTGAAGCAAATCGTACATGGCCGACTCGGTAAGAGGACCCGGATCGGAGGTTTTAAAAACCACTCTTTCTTCTTTCGTTCGGGAGTTGCGCTCAATGACACTGTTGGGAACTTTCTTATATTGACCTATGTAATAATGAGCAGGTGGATAGTATTTTAAAAGTTCTTGGTGAAAGGCACAAAGGTCACTTTGTCTCAAAGGAAAAAAATCTTTAGCTTGTTCGAAAAGGATTATCAGTAGAGACCTGCATCCTGCCACTTCTTCGATGCTGCGCTCTCTATCTTTAGAAAGTTTGTCGAAAATCAGATGCTGCTGATTTTCAAAAGTAGTGGTCTTGACATCTTGAGAAAGCTGAGTATCTATCCAATAAATTTCTGCATCGGTAAGAACTGCATTTTCAATGCGGGTGGAGGCACCAATATTACTCACTTGAGCTAAGTGATGAATTTCATCTAAAAAAGAAGGGCTATAAGTCTTTAGCTTGCTTATTACCGGAACTAGTAATTTGTTAACATCCTGTAATTCTTTAGTTATTTTATTTGTTAGTTCGAATGAAAGCATACAAAAAATCCTCTTGTGCCATATTGTGCCATAATGATGCAGATTTAATGGCTCAATATGGCTCAATCCAACAAAAAAGGTCAAAGCAAATCTCTCTACTTGTTCTCTCCTTAAGTATCGATTATCCTTACAGAACGAATTCGCAACTTTAGTCTGCTGAAACGCCGAAAAGAGGATTTGTGGGAAATCCAATTGATAATAGTAAAGACATTTTAGGTTCCACCCTGACGCGACTTCGGGAGATTGATGAAAGCAGTCGCGCACAGCAGCAAGATCGGGATCGAGCCGAGCAGGCCAATCGTCAGCAAAATAATCCAACCCAACAACAAATTCAGCAGCAGGCCTTTCAGACCAAGAAAACACCAACGACTCCCAGGCCAGAAAATAATGCCCATGCCGCAGCGGACGAGCATGAACATCTTCAAGCTCAACGACAAAAAAACTTTCAGCAGGCCGTGCAACAAGGCCAGCAAATGCAGGACCTGCACGGACAAGGCGTTAAGGAACAATTACAAAGCCGTTTCAGTCAGGCGCAGAATCAGCTTCCTCAAAATCAAAGTCAAAATCCGCGCGCGCCGGGCGTTACCGCGAATTTACTGCAAAATATTAGAACGGCCACCCAAACTGGATCTCAAAACCCTCAGGCCCAGCTCAAATCGAATCCCGGCGCCCAAAATAATTCACAGGCCTCGGGGCAGACTCAAAATCACGCAGGAGAAGGAGTTCGACTGGGCGAATGGACGCGTCAGATGGGCGTTTTTGAAGGAGGGCGACTGCCTCAGCAGGGTCATAGCCCCAACCCCGAGGTCTTGTTACAACGTTCGGCCCAAAATTATGTGAAGGCCGAGAGTACTAATCCTCAATCGACTTTGGGACGCTCTTACCCGCAAGGAGCCGTCACTCGCCTGCCCCAGGCCCAATTTCAGCAACTTTTCTCTCAGACCATTGCTCGCTTATTTGAGATCCCTCAAGGGGAAACGCAGCTTCCTCCTCTTGCAGTACTCTTTGAACAGGGGCATATCTTTGTGCGAGAAGGCAATCGGGTAAGGGTGTTTCAATTGCTGGAGGATGGATCTCTGATGGAGGTCGAGTCGGAAGGAGAAGAAGGCGGCGGAAGGCATGGTGCTTCCCTTTCCGCAGAGGCCAAGGGTCAAATTCACCTCTTGCTGAAACAGCAAGGCCTGCAGAGTAAACTGAAGGACGAAGCCCGGGGTTTTCAAGAACTGCGGGGAGAGGCCTCCGAACATCTTTCTGAAAAAACAGGAAAATTTTATCTGCTTCAAGACAGTCATCTGCCTGAACTCTGGCAAGATGGCACTTCCTTTTCTCATTTGCTGCGCAAGGTGCTGGAGGAAGGATTACAAATTGGCACTTATTTGGATATTGGAGAGGAAACGCAGTTTAGTCCCAAAAGCGAATGGCAGGCCTTTTTTGCGCGTATGCTGCAAATGAATAGTGCGGAAAGATCGGCCACCAAATCTTTTGATGAACTCTTCGATTTTTTGTTTCGCGGACTTTTCGACAAGGAGGGCGTGGGGCGAACTCTCGTCTCGGACTTCAAATACAATCTAAAAGGAAAGGCCAGGGAAGAAAAATTTGCTCAAATTCCTTTGGCGGATGTGGAAGCCGAATTGATGGAATTTCTGAATGAACTGAAACCCGGTCAAAAAATTTCCAAAGAAACCCTCGTCGAATTTTTGGGGGGAGATCTGGCCTTTATTCAAATGGCCCACCTCTCGGATAAATTCAGGGGCGAAATGCTCTCCAATACCTATAAGGACATACAGTTTAATCCTGCCTCGAAGATCAATCCTTACTCTCAAGCCAACATGGAGCGACTGCTCTTTGCCAAGACACGAAAAGAAAATCCCCTGATTCTCAACCAGATTGATGCCCTTACAAGCCCTGTGGAGGGAAATCCAAAATGGAAAATCTGGTTTGAAGGCAACGCAAAATGGCTCACCTATGTAGGCTATGGAATGATTGGCTTTGCGGTGTTGCTGCTTTTGATTTTTTCTTTGAGGAAGAGTTGATTTCCCCCTCTTAAGCTAAGAGGGGGGCAGGGGGCGTTATGGCAATTGGACTCAATTGAATCATAACCCCTCCTAACCTCCCCTTAGCTTAAGGGGAGGAAACAAAATAAAAAACCCCCAATGGATCTTCCAAAGGGGGTTTTTGAATTCAATCAAAGATCAAATTAGATCTTGCCCAAAAGCAAGTACGCAATGGCCCAAGAAGCAAGCACCAAAGATTCGATTAAAGCTAAACCTAAGATCATAGGCGTTTGAACTTTGGAGGCTGCCCCTGGATTACGAGCAATCCCTTCTAAAGCAGCAGCAGCGGCCTTACCTTGTCCCAGGGTTCCCCCTAAGGCAGCCAGACCAATAGCGAGTGCGGCACCAATCGCAATTGTACCGGTACCAGAACCTCCAGCCATTCCTGCATGTTCCTGAGCAAACACGAGGGTGGTTAGAAACAAAGCGGAAAATCCGCTTAAGAATGAGAGTATTTTTTTCATACGTTTCCTATTTTAAGTCCTCAGTTTTTTTGACTTCAACGCTTTCTGTTCTTTAAATCGGCAAGGCTGGCCGAACGATTAAACATCATCCTTAATCCTAAAAATTAATGATGCGCCTCATGACCTTCTTCATGCGCCGTCGCCAAACGAATATAAATCATGGTGAGCAGCGTAAAGACAAAGGCCTGCACAAAAGAAACAAAAAGCCCCAAAATCATAAAAAAGATTGGGACAATGAGTGGAGCTAAACCAGAAAATGCACCTAAGACCATGTGGTCTACATTCATGTTACAAACCAAACGAAAAGAAAGTGTACCTACGCGGAGAAAATTACCAAACATTTCAATCGCGAAAATAAGAAGGGATAAAGGCAAAAAAGCCAAAATGTTGTACCAGCGGCCGGAAGGCACAATGCCCATAAAATGTTTGAAATAATTGATAAACCCCTGCTCTTTGATACCCATGAAGTTGTAATAAAGAAAAACACAAAGCGCCATAGCAAGGTTCGTATTAAAATTGGAGGTGGGGGCCATAAAACCCGGAATTTGACCCAAAAGATTAGAGGTGAAAACAAAAACAAAAAGGGTGGCTAAAAAAGGAAAATGTTTCCTTGCGTCCGCACCCAAAATGCCTTCCGACAAATCCAGTAGGCTCTCAATAAGCACTTCAAAAAAATTAGTAAGACTTACTTTAGAGGAAGGAACCAAGGCCTTTTCTACCTTCACCACATTTCGCCTCACTATTAAGGCCATCAGCAAAAGAAGCAGAGCTACAAAAATAGCCGTAATCACATGAACGTTCCCTGCATTCACAAAGGGAGACATCATGGCAAACCAGTTTAAACCGTGCATAAATACCTCAATCCTGGGAATGAAATCCAGTCTTAGTAAGGCCCTGCCAAAGCAGAGCAATCAAAAATAAAAAAAGACCTACAAGAAACGAGGGCGTGTCTAAACGAGATCTCAGAAAAATCCAAGCTAAAATTACAAGAAGCAAAGGTATTTTTACAAAAAAAAGCAGGATCCAGAAAGGAGAACTATTTCCTCCCAGCGCAGATTTTAACAGAGTCTCCGCATACTTTCGAATTACATAAAAATTAAGCCCCACCAAGAAGGCCCCTAAATAAAAAGCTACGGGACTAAAACGGACCCAAAAAAAACTTAAGAAAAACCCTAAAAGCAAAGCCAGTAAAAGGAGTTTCCCTTCAAAAGAAGCTAAAAAAAGTCTAGTCTTTGTTTTCACGATTTTTCCAAAGCAGCGCTTTTAAAAAAATATAAAATCCAAGCAAAAGGCCTCCTATCAGGCAAAGAAGGGTGTAGCGGGTATTCGAATGAAAGCGCGTATCCAGATAAGATCCGAGTTCGGCAAACAGGAATACTGTAAAAACCAGTTGAATTCCAGCTCCACTGTAGATTGCAAAACGGGTGTAAAAATCTTTGGACGCGTAAAAGGCCTTTGATTTTTTGGATTCCTCGTCGTTTTTCATAAAGCGTTTTTTACAGCCTGAAGAGTTTTCTCAATTTCTTTTTCTTTATGAATAGCCGAAACAAACCAGGCCTCATAGGCCGAGGGGGGAAGATAAATCCCCTGCTCTAACATCGCGTTAAAAAATCGATTGAAGCGCGGCACATCGCTCTTTTGCGCGTCCTCCAGATTACGTACTGGAGTCTCCGAAAAAAAGAGGCCCATCATGCCACCGATATAAGGCACTTGGAGGGGAATCCCTGATGCCTTGGCTATTTTCTGGATTCCTTCGGCCAGGTTTCGGGTATTTTTCTCCATCTTTTTAAAATTAGCTTTTTGCGTAATGAGCCTTAAGGTTTCAATACCTGCGACCATGGCCAGAGGATTTCCGGAAAGCGTTCCCGCTTGGTAGACAGGGCCTAGGGGAGCCAGCAGATCCATAATCTCTGCCCGTCCTCCAAAGGCCCCCACCGGCAGGCCTCCGCCGATGACCTTTCCCAGGGTGGTCAGATCGGGCCTGATTTTGAAATGGGCCTGGGCGCCTCCTAAAGCGACGCGAAAGCCGGTCATCACTTCGTCAAAAATCAACAAGGCCCCCTCTTTTTGCGTGAGAGCCCGCAAGGCCTCTAAAAACCCCGCTTCGGGAAGGATGCAGCCTGAATTTCCCACGACCGGTTCTAAAATAATACAGGCAATTTCCTGGGGATTGGCCTTAAATAATTTTTCTACCGCGTCCAAATCATTATAGGGTGCCGTCAAAGTCAATCGGGCAAAGGCCTCTGGCACTCCCTTGCTGGTAGGAACTCCAAAAGTGAGGGCGCCACTTCCCGCCTTCACCAGCAAACTGTCGCTGTGGCCATGATAACAACCTTCAAATTTGATAATTTTTTCACGGCCCGTAAAAGCCCGGGCCAGGCGGATGGCCCCCATCACCGCCTCGGTGCCTGAATTGACCAGACGTATTTTTTCGCAAGAGGGATAATGCTTTTGAATGAGCGCGCCTAAAATGGATTCCTGCTCGCTGGGGGCGCCGTAACTGGTTCCCAAGGCCGCTGCTTTTTTTAAGGCAGACACTACTTGAGGATGCGCGTGTCCCATGACCAAAGGACCCCAGGAACCTACGTAATCAATATAGCTATTCCCATCGACGTCATAAAGTAAGGCCCCTTTGGCCTTCTGGATAAAACGAGGCTCGCCTCCCACGGATCGAAAGGCCCGAACTGGGCTGTTGACTCCACCTGGAAATATTTTTTGAGATTGTTGAAACAGTCGTTGTGATTTTTTGATTTTCATATTTATGAAGTCCTTATGAAAGAATATCGCAGCGCTGTCTTTATCCCCACTTTTCCGGAAGCACAAGCTTTGTTGAAAAGAGGCAAAAGCAAATTGCTTCAAAAAGCTAAAAAGGCCTGGATGTATGAACTTCAAAAAAATAAAACAGACGCTGTTTTACTGGTGATTACGGGCATGGGACAAGCCTTGACCCAAGAAGCGGCCGAGGAAGTTTTTAAACACTATAAAATATCGCAGCTTTATTTGTTTGGAGTGGCGGGGGCTTTGA
Coding sequences within:
- a CDS encoding AtpZ/AtpI family protein; protein product: MKNDEESKKSKAFYASKDFYTRFAIYSGAGIQLVFTVFLFAELGSYLDTRFHSNTRYTLLCLIGGLLLGFYIFLKALLWKNRENKD
- a CDS encoding ATP synthase F0 subunit C; this translates as MKKILSFLSGFSALFLTTLVFAQEHAGMAGGSGTGTIAIGAALAIGLAALGGTLGQGKAAAAALEGIARNPGAASKVQTPMILGLALIESLVLASWAIAYLLLGKI
- the atpB gene encoding F0F1 ATP synthase subunit A, translating into MHGLNWFAMMSPFVNAGNVHVITAIFVALLLLLMALIVRRNVVKVEKALVPSSKVSLTNFFEVLIESLLDLSEGILGADARKHFPFLATLFVFVFTSNLLGQIPGFMAPTSNFNTNLAMALCVFLYYNFMGIKEQGFINYFKHFMGIVPSGRWYNILAFLPLSLLIFAIEMFGNFLRVGTLSFRLVCNMNVDHMVLGAFSGLAPLIVPIFFMILGLFVSFVQAFVFTLLTMIYIRLATAHEEGHEAHH
- the mfd gene encoding transcription-repair coupling factor, with translation MSVLQDLVEQINSLPSLNKKITGLTASARAYVLGQLFLRLQKTFLVACPSTKEAEVLVSDLTFFLGSDADVLFFPSLDVLPYFQLNPHPDILTQRLSVLYDMTSARRPLLIVTSFSALQHRLPPKSIFQDYADYVVAKEEIDREAFLLKLSEAGYLNVPLVEDAGTFAVRGGIIDIFPPHSQYPYRLELFGDLVESIRLFEAGTQRSLKQVEDLVLLPAREVVLNEQTIARASKELRQRFDEQGIPKLERDQLLTPLKNHLPFAGLETFLPFFYDKTESLLAYLKKDALFVSCDAEMAFENLAKHAGEIQEARQNSSSPEKLVRVEELFFSQEEMLEEFKSFQQMQFETLQRSGEDLHLATLTNEALHTKILDQIQGLQRLDPLFDYFQEQKNSGKNIVFIASQESQRLRLLDLFERHELHLIPLSQNPLAWAHSSASSPHPGPLLKERGLPAAYYVTQGTLSKGFTLEGDSTLWIKDEEIFGLRQKRVKKRSEALAVFNTFEELREGDYVVHLEHGIGLYQGLKSLKLGNVEGEFLLLEYLGKDKLYIPIYRLNQIQRYTSEGGFVPQLDKLGGTGWSKAQEKAKKSIQSIAGELLKIYAARELQQRPPYLEGVEELEQFEMAFAYEETPDQEKAIQDVVRDLENDKVMDRLICGDVGFGKTEVAMRAAYKAVLNHKQVAILVPTTILAFQHYQTFQKRFAEVGATVDMLSRFRLAQEQKEIVAKLASGGLDIVIGTHRLIQRDIHFKNLGLLVIDEEQRFGVTHKERIKKMKNLVDVLTLTATPIPRTLNLSLFGIRDLSVINTPPADRLSVRTYVAHFDEGLLRDAILRELQRGGQVFFVHNRVQSIAAMADRLKKIVPEATFAVAHGAMNEEELEEAILKFYNKEAQVLLSTAIIESGVDFPSANTMIINRADCFGLSQLYQLRGRVGRSNVRAFCYLLTPAEVAITPEARSRLAVLQRFTELGSGFKVAAHDLEMRGAGNILGGEQHGHIQSIGYEMYMHLLEQTMNQLKGEAQKIEVDPELNFMMPAVVPTDYVPEDSTRLGLYKRISHLEDEKVLDELREEIRDRFGELPLSVRNLLGLIRIKIVAKRLLIESVLQEKSRVIYKFHSQSPLPPDAFLKRIKKDPKYYQLTADLKFVTPQRETSDEKILEGVYKFLLSLEEELSNAGSI
- a CDS encoding PilZ domain-containing protein; the protein is MRETKVFFDKESLLSNDQSEKRLFKRVDVGLDVELVVDGAALRATTANISCGGLFLMLDARELKQVQDLSLVIHLPNRQKPVQVIAEVLRKENDSREGVAVKFQGLYNDNILAIEQFIKSTLH
- the hemL gene encoding glutamate-1-semialdehyde 2,1-aminomutase, whose translation is MKIKKSQRLFQQSQKIFPGGVNSPVRAFRSVGGEPRFIQKAKGALLYDVDGNSYIDYVGSWGPLVMGHAHPQVVSALKKAAALGTSYGAPSEQESILGALIQKHYPSCEKIRLVNSGTEAVMGAIRLARAFTGREKIIKFEGCYHGHSDSLLVKAGSGALTFGVPTSKGVPEAFARLTLTAPYNDLDAVEKLFKANPQEIACIILEPVVGNSGCILPEAGFLEALRALTQKEGALLIFDEVMTGFRVALGGAQAHFKIRPDLTTLGKVIGGGLPVGAFGGRAEIMDLLAPLGPVYQAGTLSGNPLAMVAGIETLRLITQKANFKKMEKNTRNLAEGIQKIAKASGIPLQVPYIGGMMGLFFSETPVRNLEDAQKSDVPRFNRFFNAMLEQGIYLPPSAYEAWFVSAIHKEKEIEKTLQAVKNAL
- a CDS encoding Fic family protein, whose product is MLSFELTNKITKELQDVNKLLVPVISKLKTYSPSFLDEIHHLAQVSNIGASTRIENAVLTDAEIYWIDTQLSQDVKTTTFENQQHLIFDKLSKDRERSIEEVAGCRSLLIILFEQAKDFFPLRQSDLCAFHQELLKYYPPAHYYIGQYKKVPNSVIERNSRTKEERVVFKTSDPGPLTESAMYDLLQWYNQNLKDYPWSLAFACEFVFRFLAIHPFQDGNGRLGRALFYLALLQSADEDIASICRYISVDRQIERHKMYYYHALQQCSGGIFQQDPKNYKIEFFLKFMMKMFRLALEDVEVYSKKILMTQELPEASLKVYGCFKNNPERKLQTGELISHTELPRRTVINSLNRLLEDKFIQSYGQASATRYQIIF